Genomic DNA from Candidatus Methylacidithermus pantelleriae:
GACGGTTGGACGGGAGGAACTCGCTAAGGCTTTGCTCGAATCGGCTCCTGGGCAAAGGTGAGCTATTGGATTATCATTCCTGCTCGCTACCATAGCCGGCGTTTCCCTGGGAAACCTTTGGCTTTAGTGGCAGGGAAACCCCTGGTCCAATGGGTTTGGGAGCGAGCTTGCCAGAGCCAGAAGGCAAAAGGGGTGATCGTGGCGACCGATCACCCCGAAATCGTCCGGGTCGTTGAGGGGTTCGGTGGGCAAGCGGTTCTCACTGATCCTGCACATCGCTCGGGGACGGAACGGGTTGCTGAGGTAGCCCAGAAGCTGTCAACGCGGCTGGTCGTGAATCTCCAGGGGGATGAACCTTTAATTTCCGGGTTCTTTCTCGACCGGCTGGTGGAGGAGATGGGGGAGGCTCCCCTCGGCACGTTGGCCGTCCGGCAAAACAGCTGCGAAGAATGGGCCAGTGCGCATGTGGTCAAGGTGGTTTGTGATTGCCAGGGC
This window encodes:
- the kdsB gene encoding 3-deoxy-manno-octulosonate cytidylyltransferase, which gives rise to MSYWIIIPARYHSRRFPGKPLALVAGKPLVQWVWERACQSQKAKGVIVATDHPEIVRVVEGFGGQAVLTDPAHRSGTERVAEVAQKLSTRLVVNLQGDEPLISGFFLDRLVEEMGEAPLGTLAVRQNSCEEWASAHVVKVVCDCQGYALYFSRSGVPYCFRDPSRRSFLRHLGVYAYQLWALAKLVRLPPGRLEQDEDLEQLRALENGLRIKVVEVDGCFQGVDTPEDVPKVERLLQQK